A genome region from Eremothecium cymbalariae DBVPG#7215 chromosome 4, complete sequence includes the following:
- the PUP3 gene encoding proteasome core particle subunit beta 3 (similar to Ashbya gossypii ABR217C), whose product MTGKDCVAIACDLRLGSQSLGVSNRFEKIFNYGHVFVGLTGLATDVTTLYETFRYKTNLYKLREDRPIEPSTFSHLVSSTLYEKRFGPYFVGPVVAGIDTISQKPYIAGFDLIGCIEESKDFIVSGTASEQLFGMCESLYEPNLGSEDLFETISQALLNAADRDALSGWGAVVYLIEKDKVVKRYLKTRQD is encoded by the coding sequence ATGACTGGGAAAGACTGTGTTGCCATTGCATGTGACTTACGTCTAGGGTCGCAATCTCTTGGGGTTTCAAATCGGTTTGAAAAGATCTTTAATTATGGCCATGTATTTGTGGGGTTGACTGGTTTGGCTACAGATGTGACGACTTTATATGAAACTTTTCGTTACAAGACGAATCTGTACAAATTAAGGGAGGATAGGCCAATCGAACCTTCTACTTTTTCACATTTAGTATCAAGCACATTATATGAAAAAAGATTTGGTCCTTATTTTGTTGGGCCTGTTGTTGCAGGCATAGATACGATATCGCAGAAACCATACATTGCTGGATTTGATTTGATTGGGTGTATTGAAGAATCTAAAGATTTTATTGTCAGTGGTACTGCTTCTGAACAATTATTTGGTATGTGCGAGTCTTTGTACGAACCTAATTTGGGATCAGAAGATCtatttgaaacaatatCCCAGGCTCTTCTAAATGCTGCCGATCGTGATGCCCTATCAGGTTGGGGGGCTGTTGTCTATTTgattgaaaaagataaagTAGTGAAAAGATATTTGAAGACCAGACAGGACTAG
- the YEL1 gene encoding Arf family guanine nucleotide exchange factor YEL1 (similar to Ashbya gossypii ABR218C), whose translation MVYVNMEEGNNSRLYCISDDSSISLHSNCSKGSTIFVREPSDDAHTDPSPAETSFERMSETDKRRGQSSLLIGNGEVFLDSSFVMESPKQLDVFTCDSLDEGGVSSSFATPTPHLQQQEMCEQTDDDVLSKSRKRSDTQRSNRSRSTAKQILKGTFQGTHYKEYANFLGNPENRAILQEFIALLQPLPVSLLFSLRKLSRSLYFIAEAGAIDAMLEEVSIQWVQRHKTSHYQGNFKLVHIILFSLLILNSDLYNDMAHEKFSSTQFVDNTVYALLKEAPTIDKQKFENELRVYYDILSMNQLPLYKAAPASNPKLPVPNSRKGSRFNPRSNRLERTFSNSSNYSMSTVSLQRTPNSKQSSAGLTNWKYHHDKELPTLYLKEQLDEEMNQKPNTSWLMDHAIQFQEPVEPSPPKDMPPALSLSPNVQPKRRLFGWLKKDHSDSIFKAHHDLSAERKWLNARVRISEGRLYIFNFKHHKALDPRVADLDLCRKRSLSYSVQNLYGAQATFIQDNIVYNSDHKTWNFKIAFPKSIDCDNERIYQFQTTDMTVAQQFVQCATFWSARITPIPSAQFEMVSNQEYGWSDKLLNNEHSPLDVTLSVWTPFIGIDSIYEDIDDFGSLSLKMQLYNLKVFTDQLSELIDKHNACKPKMVSTWLHTGTTKMFEMAMDNWNRRYLYLNKMFEKHNMYLTSLKTACESVQLTTL comes from the coding sequence ATGGTATACGTCAACATGGAGGAAGGTAACAATAGTCGGTTGTACTGTATTAGTGACGATTCTTCCATTTCGCTGCattcaaattgttcaaaagGAAGCACTATTTTCGTGCGTGAGCCGTCAGACGACGCACACACGGACCCATCACCTGCAGAGACTTCTTTTGAAAGGATGAGTGAAACTGACAAGAGAAGGGGCCAATCTTCATTGCTGATTGGTAATGGCGAGGTGTTTCTTGATTCATCGTTTGTTATGGAGTCTCCGAAGCAGCTGGATGTTTTTACGTGCGACTCTCTAGATGAGGGAGGCGTGTCGAGTAGCTTCGCGACACCGACGCCGCATCTACAGCAGCAGGAAATGTGTGAACAAAcggatgatgatgttctGTCCAAGTCGAGGAAGCGTTCAGATACTCAACGAAGCAATAGAAGCAGGTCTACTGCCAAGCAGATTCTGAAGGGCACGTTCCAGGGGACACATTACAAGGAGTATGCTAACTTTTTGGGGAACCCGGAAAACAGGGCTATCTTGCAGGAGTTCATTGCTTTGCTACAACCATTGCCGGTGTCCCTGTTGTTTTCGCTGCGGAAGTTATCTAGGTCGCTTTATTTCATTGCTGAAGCAGGGGCTATCGATGCTATGTTAGAGGAGGTTAGTATTCAATGGGTACAGAGACATAAGACGTCCCATTATCAAGGTAATTTTAAACTAGTgcatattattttgttttctttgttgattttgaactCAGATTTATACAATGACATGGCGCATGAGAAATTTTCTTCCACTCAGTTCGTTGACAATACGGTTTACGCTCTATTGAAAGAGGCACCTACAATAGACAAACagaaatttgaaaatgaactGCGCGTGTACTATGATATATTGTCGATGAATCAGTTGCCTTTGTACAAGGCTGCACCCGCTTCGAATCCGAAGTTGCCTGTACCCAACTCGCGGAAGGGGTCAAGGTTTAATCCGAGATCCAATCGCTTAGAGAGGACATTCTCCAACTCATCGAACTATTCGATGTCTACAGTGTCGCTCCAAAGAACACCAAATTCCAAGCAGTCCTCTGCTGGATTGACGAACTGGAAATACCATCATGACAAGGAGCTTCCTACTTTATATCTGAAAGAACAActtgatgaagaaatgaATCAGAAACCTAATACATCTTGGCTCATGGATCATGCTATTCAATTCCAAGAACCCGTCGAGCCATCACCACCTAAAGATATGCCTCCAGCTTTGTCGCTGTCGCCGAATGTGCAgccaaaaagaagattatttGGGTGGTTGAAGAAAGACCATTCTGATTCTATATTCAAGGCCCACCACGATTTGAGCGCCGAACGCAAGTGGCTGAATGCAAGAGTGCGGATAAGCGAGGGAAGATTAtacattttcaatttcaaacATCACAAAGCTTTAGATCCCAGGGTAGCTGACTTAGACCTTTGCAGGAAAAGATCTCTTTCATACTCTGTCCAGAATCTCTATGGTGCCCAGGCAACTTTTATCCAGGATAATATCGTATACAACAGTGATCACAAGACTTGGAACTTCAAGATTGCATTCCCGAAAAGCATAGATTGCGACAATGAACGAATCTACCAATTCCAAACAACCGATATGACTGTTGCTCAACAATTTGTCCAATGTGCCACCTTCTGGAGTGCGCGAATTACCCCAATACCATCAGCACAGTTCGAAATGGTCTCAAATCAAGAATATGGGTGGAGCGACAAATTACTTAATAATGAGCATTCCCCATTGGACGTCACCCTTTCGGTCTGGACCCCATTTATTGGCATAGATTCCATTTATGAAGACATTGACGATTTTGGTAGTCtatcattaaaaatgcaGTTATACAACCTCAAAGTATTCACCGACCAATTATCAGAATTAATCGACAAACACAATGCCTGCAAACCTAAAATGGTATCTACCTGGCTCCACACGGGCACTACAAAAATGTTCGAAATGGCCATGGACAACTGGAACCGTCGGTACTTGTACCTAAACAAAATGTTCGAAAAGCACAACATGTACCTGACATCCTTGAAAACTGCTTGCGAAAGCGTACAACTAACAACTCTCTGA
- the CMC2 gene encoding Cmc2p (similar to Ashbya gossypii ABR216W 1-intron) gives MHPQLQAQRFHSCLDLIQALDKCHQAEFYKKAFGYCNNEKEELSKCLHEARLADQKDNILKNKEKRKMIDQKWKQIEEEEFGEDAILKKIIQRHAAKQNPKSSSTD, from the exons ATGCATCCACAGTTACAGGCTCAAAGATTTCATT CATGTTTAGATTTGATTCAAGCTTTGGACAAGTGCCATCAAGCAGAATTTTACAAGAAGGCGTTTGGATACTGTAATAACGAGAAGGAAGAGCTTTCTAAATGTTTACACGAGGCCAGATTAGCAGACCAAAaggataatattttgaaaaataaagagaaaagaaagatgaTCGATCAGAAATGGAAACAGATCGAGGAAGAAGAGTTTGGGGAGGATGCTatcttgaagaagattattCAAAGGCATGCTGCAAAGCAGAATCCCAAAAGCTCGAGTACCGATTAG